The genomic window CTCGCCCTTCGCTTTACTCTAATGTGGCAAACTGTGCTACTTTGTGGTATTGAGTGCCGGAAgctgttttcatttcttttttgtcACAGTATATATTGCATCATGCTGTAAATGTGGCAAATACAAGCCTGAAAACAGTTAGGTTTCTTATTTAATGTAAATAGTTTTTGTTTCCAATGAGGCAGTTTCTGGTACTCCTATGCAATATTACTCAGCTTTTTTATTGTAAAGAATCGAGTCACTGTTTAGTACCTGGAAGGGAATTCAGTGGGTTAATAACGTAAGGGTTGCCAGTGGTCCTTGTGCAGTAGAGCTGGATTCCATCTTGGTTGGGTTGTGAGATCTGTGAGATCCATTTTGGTGGTTGGTTTTTAACCtgaattctgtatttttttaaatagacaAGGAAAAGTAAAAACACTTAAAACACACAAACGTTTGACATcgcttctgctgctccagctctaaCGTGGTGACTCTTGATTCTTTTGAAAGGGTGAAGCAATGACTGACACCCAATTAGCTTCATCTGCTTAATGACCAGATCATAAGTAGTAGATCTCTGGCTCTTTCTGTAGCTCGTAGTCTGTGCTCATCTTCGTTCACAACCGTTCAAGGATTTGCTGGGCCTGGTTTAGATGAGCTTTGCAGACTCATGCTAAACATCTGACTTTTGGTTCAGGTGAGATTTCTCGTTTCCATTGAACTTGAATCATTTCCAGAAGTCGACATTTTTAGCCTGTCATATTTGTCAAAAAGTGTTTTGTACTTTTCTTGTGCTTAAACCACTCCAGAAGGCAAAACCTTTCCACAGGAAGCACAGCCTGTCCTAGTCCTAAGCTCTATAGGCAGAAAGTACTGTACTTAACGTAAGAATTGCCATGAAAAACACCAAACATCTATGTATAGTgtctagggaaaaaaacaaaacaaaaagcatgaGAGTTTGGAGAGTCATTCCACTCTGCAAGTATTCAATCCCATTTTGGAACAATCCCATATCTGTATATGTGTGAAAACCCTTGGCATCCCTCATACTGCAAGGTTCAGATTTGccatcagaaaaataaaaaaaagacctctttacttttcttttgtattttgatAAACACTGAAGAAGCTGGAGCTGTTAAACTTTAACTCGAGGAACTATCAGAACTGGTTTATTTAGTGTTGTGGAAACCTTTATTGCTTTCAATACACAACTAGTAATCAACTGTTTTGTATActtgttttcagttttcatttcgACAAACAAGCACTGTAATTAAAGCTATTAGAATAAAATCTCTTAACTATTTCATGTTTTTTATGCCTTGCTGTTCATTCGATCATCTTGGCAGAATCATAATTAAATACTTGTTGAATAAAAAGTTTCATGAAACTTGCACTGGTATCGTGTTGGTTTGTATCACCTTTGTGCAGGGGATCCAAATCCAGGCAGCTTTTTGCCACATCATGATTTGCATGGAAATTTGAGGAGATCTCCTGTGTTTTCCAAGAAATGAATCATTCCTGGTTGGAACCCTGCAGGTGAAATGGTGGGTGGGGTTTGTTGGGTTCTGCTGGAGTCACTTTGTTGCCTCTGGGGCAGCACAGCTTGAGCTTCTTGAGCAGCCCCATCGGTTCCCCCAACAGGTTGTTCCTCCTGCTGGTCCCAGTTAATTACACCATCTGTGAATTAGCAGTtttgtggggggaaaaatagGAATTCCACCTTCCTAAGTGCTTTGTTTTGCGTTTTCCCTTTCTGCAGTTCCCTCTGGATGATCCTCATGCCTTCCCtgtcagctgcagcttctcctctccccagTGCTCAGgctgcctgccagctcctggctgctttcctggctgcagctgcagcagctcccccagagcACTGGAAAGCTGCAGGATCAAAGGTCTGTCCTGCAGGTTAGAGAGCAAATTCCCTGGGGGTAACCTGGCACTGGAGTACAGAGTAAATAGcactgggcaaactgggatCACAAACCTCCTGCAAGTCAGGAATCCACCTTGGAATTTCCAGCTGTGAATCAGGATATTTGCATCCCTAATAGAGCAGGAcagctctttattcctgttCTGGGAGGGAATTGAACTTGAAGGGCCAGCTGGATtaggatgctgctgctctggtgtgGAAAACGGGGAATGTGGTGATGTTATCTgagctgtgccctctgctctgggcagcacaggcTTTGCAGTCCTGTGTGTCTCAAACTGATCTTGGTTTGAGTGtgagacaggagcagggcagagcaggggaaagCCCAGGAGAGCTGAACTGAGCTGGGCCAGCAGTGCTTGGGCACACCAggaccctgtccctgtgctgaggggctgtgggtgcacaTCCCCCTGCCACCCATCCAGCCCAAAGCCTGGCAGTGAAGGTGGCATGTGGGAGCCCATGGAAGAGCAGAACTCTGggctttgtgggttttttgctcTGCTGTTCCACAGTGGGATGTTCCCTGCAGGCTCCAAGCACAGTTTGGATCCCAAGATCCCATGAAGGTGACCCCAAGCTCAGCCTGGTGAGCACCAGCAGGGCCAGATCTCCTGGCCAGGGAGTGCAGGAGCTCAgggtgccccagctgtgccctgggatggctcaggagcagccctggtgcCAAGGAGCTGCCAACCCCAAAAATGGTGTTGGGGTGGGATCACCACAGGCTGTGACAGCTCTGCAGCATCTCCCACTGCTGGGACAGAAGGGCTTTGTGAGCTCCTGAGCACGGTGCCACTGGGCTTTTGTCCACCAAGACACACAAACCCTCCCTGTCTTCAATTGCATCATTAATTACACAAATGAGGCCCTTGTGCTTGGCAGCGATGCTGCGGAGCTGCTCGGGACACCCCCTTTGCACTTGGAtcaatatttctatttattggTGTGAAATTCCCCTCTTTCAGTGTGCCAAGAACATCAATAATCACGTGCTGAGGCTTGGGAATGGAATTTGCTGCCCCTTGGGGCAGGTGGATGTGGCCAGGGCAAAAGCCTAAGGAGACACCTGGTCCCATCCACTTTCTCCTTGTAAATTGAGGAATTATTCAGGTGTCCAGggccaggtgggacagggcttggagcagcctggcccaggggaaggtgtccctagACTGGAGCTAGATGAGCTTTAAACTCCCATCCATGCAGCTGATGAACTTAGGGAATCTTTAAAGAAACTCTTCAGCCACTGCACAGGCAGAGAAAGAGGACAAAACCCCAtcataataacaacaataataaataataataataatctctTCCAAAGTGTCTATCCATAAACACGAGGTATCCACAGCATTGTCAgcaccccagcagcagccctcagcCACAGCACCTCCCAGATGGAGTTTAGGGGTGATGAGGAGGGCGCCCTGCTGCCCCCAcagccgctgctgctgcccctgggcgggcaggggaggggctgctgccaCCACAGCCTCGATGCCCTTTGCCACACACACTGCCCCGGCACCCGCGGGGCTGCAGCGTTTTTCATTTCATcgcttaaaaaataaatcaatctCTGCTATCTGTCCCTGAagcaagcccagctccctctcagTCCTCCGAGTCGGTGTCGCGGCGCTGCCGGAGCCCGCGGGCCGGGGCGGAGCGGgacctgctcctcttcctgcccCTCCTCCGCGGGGACGGGTGGCGGCCGCGGCCGTCCCTGCTGCGGCTGCCGCTGCTCGAGGATTCCGTGTCGGATTCCGTGCGGTGCCGCcgccggccgtgctgctgctgcggggTTTTCCTGCGGTGGTGCCTGCGGGGACAGGGGGGAAGTGACAGCAATGACAGAGGGGACACCAACCAAGTGATTCTGGGCGTGAAAAGGGGATTTTGGAAAACGAGGAGATGGCAGCCATGACCGCGTGGCTCTCCTGAATCCTTCCTCCCGTTTTGCACTGCTGATGCCCCAGCCCAACCCAGCTACCTCTTATCCCGGTCCGGGGAAGAATCGGAGGATGATGGGGCAGCATCTTTCTTGGAATGCTtctccttgtccttcttcttctccttcttgtgtttcttctttttcttgttctttttctccttcttcttctcctttttggattttttgctGCTCTCAGGTCTGCAGGATGGATCAAGCAATGAGAATCCCTGCACTGTGCATCCCTCTGGCTCCAAAacctcatccccatcccctttTCCAGGCACATCCCACCACATCCCTCCTTTGCCAAAGAGAAGCCCACAGAGGCTTTTGGGGATGATTCAGAGATGCAAAACAAGCCCAGTGCCAAACAGAGCCATGGAaacattttgtaaaatatttcccaTAAAAGCCAGGGCATTTCTGGTGGTTTCCCACCAAAGTGGGAAAAATCCTCACCCtttctcctccaccttctcctccttttcctgcttCTTTTTGGAGACAGATGTCTCTGGGCTGCTGGAGACTTTCTGGTGCTAGGGttggagagggggaaaaatacaGAGTGAACCCATGAGCCCATAGCTTGCAATTACAAGACAAAAGGGTTTTCtccctttaaaaattaaacttagaaaaaaatttaaattacattCGGGGGAAAATTAGAATACCCTTAACAGCTGCTTCCAAATTAAAGCCCCACAAATGACCTCTGTGCCAACAGGACACAGGAAACTCCTGCAGGTCTCTGTGCTACAATACCCAGATGGTTTTTAGATCAAATATTCCAAGTGAAGGGCActgctttttgccttttcccagCTATTTTTGAACCTTCCAAGGACAGTGTGACTGGCACCGTACCGTGAAGACCGAGAGCCCCATCTTGGCAGCCTCCCTGTCCTCCTTGGAGAGCATCactctgccagcactgccactgcAGAGAGACCAcagaaaaaagcataaaaacacTAAAATCAAACAAATTGATGTGAAATGGCTGCGGGATCCTTCCCTGTCCTTACCTGGAGCTGCCCAAACCCACCACCCGATCCACGTCCTTCTCATCCCGCTCACCGCCGTCCCTCTTGCACACCTCAGCCAGgtcctgtggggacaggggacagtgtcctgtgtgtgtccccaaaATCAGagcccaggggacactgggggaacACGTGGTGCCCCTGTTACCTCTTTGCTGAGGCCCGTGGGCTGCCTCTTCAAGCTCTTGTAGCCCCTGTCAAAACAAGAGCAGGTGACGTGTGTGGGGACACGcagctgctggttttggggtttttgtggggtggGGACTCACAGTGCTGCCATCATGGCCTCCTGCTCGGCCAGGCGGACTgcagccagctcctcctcccGGGATAACGGGGGCCCCGTGTCCTTCTTGCCCTTGGCATACCAGGTCAGGTCCTTGCCCTTCTGCCACCGCCCCACCGGCGCCATCAGGGAGTTCCCTGTGGGGAACAATGACCCCCCCCTCATTCAtcacaccccaaaaccacacaggggacaggcagggtgGGATTGGAGCAGGATCAGCCCTTACCCAGGTAATTTTCACGCTGTTTGTCTGTTTTGACATCCTCCCAGCTGAACTGGTCCTGGCCCCCCCGGACCccgccccgggaggagccgaaCATGGTGGAGCCACACCCTGCAGCGGATTCAGGGGGTTCTGGAGACCTGCAAAGAGATCAGCCCTGGGTTCACCCACTCCAGATCCTCCAGCAGCTCTAGGGGGGCTCCTGAAGGCGCAGGGAAGCAAATTTGGCTCCCCAGGGGTGAGTGGAGTAACCAAAGGCCTTTGTGGGGCTGTTAGAGGGGGGTTTATAACCCGGAGGTGGGAGGGGGTGCACGGCTTGGGGAGGGTCCCAGCCGGGAGAGGAGGGGGGTCTGGGGGAGGTTCAGAGCCTCAGGCAGGGTTTAGggccagcagtggggcagtcacAGCTTGGGGGATTCAGAGCGAGGGGGACTCACAAGCCTGGGTGGGGACAGTTCAGGACTAGGAGTGGGAAGGCTCTGGGGGATTGCGAGGAGGTTGCAGGGTTGCTGGAGGGTTTAAAGCGCGCATGGGGGTTCTGGGCTTCAAGGGAGAGGGTTCATGGAGGGTCTAGGAGGGGGTTCACAGCCtggatgggatgggctggaaGAAGGGATCATGGCCTGGGGCGGGCTCGGTGGGGAGGTTGTACAGCCTGAGAAGCTGCACGGCCCGGGGTGAGGCATTACCTGGGGGAGAGTTTCGGGGtctgggaagggattcaaggcCGGGGAAGGTTGCAGGACCTGGACGCTGCCGGGCCCGAGGTGAGAGTCTGCCCGTACCCGAGGCGTGTGAAAGCAGCTCGGGGCGGTTCCCTGCAGCCCGGGCTCCTCCGGATTGGGGAGTGCGAGGATCGGGCGTGCCGGACCCGCGGGGTCACACCCGgagccccaaatttccccaaatccccaaaatcccgaaCCCGCCCCCGCTCCCCTCACGCACCTCCGGCCGCCGAGcgcgctcccgccccgccgctaCCACCGCGTGCACGGCCGGGGGGGGAGCGGACGGGCGGTACCACCGCGCCGCCCAGCGCGGGGGGAACCCTGCAGAGCGACACCCACACACGGCTGGACTTGTacttatttatacatttattgatacatttatttatacatttaaaCACTTCTGCTTTCAGTGCTTCACTTCTTCCAGAACTTCTTGTAGGTGTCCAGGTCGATGCCCTCGAAGGTTTCCTCCTCCTTGGCCTTAGGTTTGCTGGGGAATTGCCGGCGCAGACGAGCCTTGCGCTCGGCTTCGGGCAGCGTGTTGCTGTCCAGGGGCatctggggacacgggggacacggGATGAGACCGCGGGGACACAGCGTGACACCCCTAGGACATGGCATGAAACCCCTAGGACATGGTGTGAGATCCCTGGAATATAGTGTGAGATTCCAGGGACACAGTGTGAGCTCCCAGGCCCCGGGACAGGGTGTGAACCCCCTGAACATGAGCCCCCCAGGACACATCCCAGGCCCttgtgacctccctgctcccagtctGTCACTGTCCCCGTACCATGAGGATCCTCTTGGGCTCTCCGTAGCGCAGGCGGACGGTGGAGCCGTCGGTGCTGACGAGCAGCAGCGGGTACAGGCGGCCGTAGCGCTGCCGCTGCAGGTGCCCGATGGCCGCACGGTTGGAATTGCTGCGGGTGCAGGCAGAGAGCGGCGGCCGGGACCGGGCCAGGAGGCGCAGGGCACTGCTAGGGAAGGGGGGAGAGCCGGTGTCACCGTGAGGGACCAGGTGTCACCGTGAAGGGGACGGGAGCTGAGCCAGGTGTCACCGTGAGGGCGACGGGAGCTCCGGCTGCTGTCACCGTGAGGGTGACGGGAGCTCACACCGGGTGTCACTGTGAGGGCGACGGGAGCTCACACCGGGTGTCACTGTGAGGGCGACGGGAGCTCCGGCTGCTGTCACCGTGAGGGTGACGGGAGCTCCCACCGGGTGTCACCGTGAGGGTGACGGGAGCTCACACCGGGTGTCACTGTGAGGGTGACAGGAGCTCCGTCGGGCCGCTCCCGGCGGGAGAGCCGCCGCTGCCCCAGAGGCACCCCGTGCTCACCTCAGCGCACGGCTGGCCGCCATCGCAGCCCGGCTGTGAGGGACGGGCCCGGCACACGGAGAaggggacacagcctggggacaccctggtgACAAGGAAAGGtgctggggtggctgtggggtgACACCGCCGTGTCCCCATCGCTGTGAAGCTTCCACATCCCCCCTTCAGCACGGGGCAGCCCCATGACAGCTCCGGCCATAGTATGTCTCCATTCCCGCAATGGTTCAGCCCCACGTCTCCCCCGCCCTCGCCGTGGTTCCGCCCCACTAGGGTTACCCCCATTCCCGCAATGGTTTAGCCCAACAcgtccccctgcccagccataGGTCACTTCCATGATAGCTCCCGTCATGGTTCAATCCCATCATGCCTCCCCCCCACGCCTACCTTGGTTCAGCCCTCCCGCCTCTCTCCAACCCCACTATGGCTCCCGCCACTGCATCGTGGTTCGGCCCAACACCACCACCTCCGCTCCGCCCCGCCGTGGTTCAGCCCATGTTGCCCCTCCGTTCTCCCCCAACTCCCCCCGCCATCACGGCCCTGCCCGTGCTGCTCCCCCCGCCCAATCATGGTTCATCCCCTCGCTCACCCCCCCCCGCCCGTTCCGCCGCGTGGTCCGTCCCCCCGCCGCCCAGCACTCACGTGACGGCGCGCGCTCCCCGCCCCCCCGGGCCCCGCCCCCGCGGTGACGTCAGGGgcgcggcggtggcggcgggcgCGCGCGGGGGCTGCCGGGAGCGCCCCCCCCTCCCAATCCCCTCATGATCCTCGGGCGGATGCGCGGGGCGGGGATCGCCCGGGCGGGTGAGCGGGGATGGGGCCGGGGCTCGCATCCTCACGGGGACCGCGGGCCGAGGGGCACGGCCACGCACGGGGTGCCGAGACCCTCACAGGGGCCGTGCACAGAGGGGTCTAACCAGCCCGAGGAGCTCCGTCACTCACGGGGGTCCTGGGCTGAGTGGCCTCGGGGCGTTCAGCCCCTCACGGGGGCTTGGCATGAGGAGTCCTGGCCGGCTCTGGGCTTCTCAGCCCCTCATAAGGACCCTTGGCTGAGGGGGCCCAACCTGCTCCGGGGTGCCGAGCTCCTCACGGGGTTCCTCTGCTGAGGGGTCCTGGGGTGCTCAGCCCTTCTTGGGGGCCCTGGATTAGGGAGTCCTGGCTGGCCTTGGGGTGCTCAGCCCCTCTTGAGGGCCCTGCACTGGGGAGTCCTGGCTGGCTTTGGGGCTCTGCATTGAGGAGTCCTGGCTGGCCTTGGGGTGCTCAGCCCCTCACAAAGGCCTTGGGCTGAGGGGACCCagctggccccaggctgctgagtGCCCCATGGGGGTGCCAGAACACTGAGGTACCgacctgggggtgctgatcccccccccacccagccctggggaggctgagctctccctgctctgtcctgtgtTATCCATGTGGGATGGCTGAAGGGGTGGCAGAGGTCACAGCCCcacggggctgtccccaggctggctgtgtgCCCTTCCCAACATCCACACCGGGTCCCcgtggctgagctgctccagggtggctctgaggtgtccctggttGGATAAACCAGCCAGGGATGTGCTTGTGGGGTTTGTGGGCACTGTGGGGTGGGGTGAGGTTAGAGAGTTTTAGGGACAAGCATCCCTCAGGTATCCTAAAACAAACACGTGTGGGGAAGTGGATGGTAAAGCCACACCTGTGTGAGCTTCACCTCTCCAGAGGTTTTCCCAGGTGGGTTTCATCCTCCTGGTGGGTTCAGCTGCTCTGGTTTACAGGAGGACATGGTCTGGGAATAATGGGCTTGGAGCTCCCTGATTTCTGCAGTGACCTCGGGCAAGTGCTTTGTGTTCTGTCTGCAGCATCACCACTCCCTGCAAGCCAGGGTGCAGCCAGTGGAGAGGCTAATTAGTGCTTTGGAGGTAATTATTTCCAGGAAAAAGGTGgctgagctccagctctgtatgctgtgggatgctctgctcctcacagaatcacagcatggGTGAAGTTGGAAGGTTGGAGCCTCCCTGTAGATCATTCCCTGTCACAGCAGGAGCTCTCTCCCTTCTTGGAACCTGTCCCAAATCTTACCAAGGTGGGGGTGGCACCTTTATAACAAACCTGCTAAAAATAGGGGGTGGGATTATAATCCTAATCCAGGAGACCTTTCTCAAGGCTCCAGGGAAACCGTGCTTTaatcttctttccttcttcatAAGGTGGCTTTGCCTTCCCTGTAAAGCCTCTCTGCTAATCACTTTTAATTTGTTTAACTCTTGTGATGTCTGTCCTTTGCTCCCCTGGTTATGTTGCCACCTGTGGGGGAAAATCCAGGGTGAATTTAGCAGCACAAGCAGACCAGGAGCCATTCCTTGCCTTGGGGGCATCCTCCTGTGACCACCCCTGCAGCCCAAAGGGGTTTCTGTGGCTGTTTGTCCTCAGGCCCAGGTGTGGGAGGTAATTAATATTGTTAATTAGTTGGGCTGCTCTCTTGCTGATCAACTCTGCAGTGGTTTTGGTGGATTAGGCTGGATCCCAACTCATTTTTAGGAAACTCTCTGTGCTGGATATTTGCAGATTGGCTGCTCTGAAAATGCCAAAACCTGACAAAAGGGGGAATAAAAACATGGAGCTTCTGCCTAAAATAAACACATCTTTgtgacattgctgctgcagccagcttggaaATGTGATACACAAATGCATGCCTGGAaccagagaggagagagaaaaaagcccCAGATCCACCAGgtctggggtttgggggctttcTTAGGGCTTTACCTGTGGGTTTTGAGGGCTGTGGTgtttggggagcagggacaTTGTGGGATTGCCCTGGGAATTGTGGATCTCcatcccaggccaggctggccagggcttggagcagcctgggacagtgggagctgtccctgccatggcaggggtggctctgggtgagctttgaggtcacttccaaccattctggaattctgtgaaattCCCAATTTGCCACCTTCCCTCCTGTGAGGGCCCAGCCCGTGATGGGATTCCATGGGGGTGGAAATGCCTTTTGTTCCCTctcagttttcctctgcagatcTGCAGCAAGAGCAGGGATTCACAAGGGAGGCAGGAGGAAACACCTGCAAGTCTTTAGGTTTATTTTTagctgttttgcaagaagtgaGACAcgatcacagcccagctgtctttTCCTTTAGTTAGGAGTAttttggggaaggaaaagggagtgAAGTGGAGGAGGGGGTCCCACTGGGGGAGTGGTTTGGATCTgtgagcaggagaaggagctgaggtGAAGCTGTGTGGATCTGCTCCAAAGGAAGAGCAGTGttcctgcaagtgttccaggttggatggagcttggagcagcctggcctagTGGGAattgtccttgcccatggcagggctgtggaACAGATGCTCTGGAAGGTCCCTTCTaacacaaaccattccaggattctacACTGACAAAATCCTTGtgcctgcagggccaggagcagctttggtgtTTTCCAtcatcccagcccagcaagCTCTGCCACCCCTCAGCCTTTTGGGGCTGttggcagccaggagagcagggagtgGATGGAGGAGGAAGCAGGGGGAGATTAAAGCTCAGCAGGGTTGTTCTCATTGGCCACCTTCAATTGCAGCTGGTTAATTAAGGCTTTAGGAGCTCACAAATagcccagctctggccccaggagcctgtgctgctgccactcTGCTTGCCTTGGCTGCAAGGGAGCACAAGGAAAAGGTAAGGATGTgttggggcctctcccagccccctTCCCAGTTTATCTGGGCTTGAATGGAATGATTGGAAGTGATTTATGCAGTTTTGTGTTTCTGCTGGTGTTTGCTAAGGGCAGGTGGAATTTTGAGGGAGATGAGGGGATCTGGGACTCTGATTTGTGCACCCAGCACAGTTCTTGTTGGCACAGCTGGGTCTgggaagggaagctggacatccaTGACAGCCCAATGcccttgtggggtttttggggtgctggtggaAGCTGgtgtgggatggagcagcaTTGTTTGGGGTAAATATGTTGTGAAGCACTTTGGGATGGCTGAAGGGATGGATTTGTGTGGAGTGGTTTCCAAGGAATGCTGAGGGCTCACCTGATGAATTCTGTGGTACAGAGTGAAGAAAATGCTTTGGGTAACTGCTCTGCAAGCACTGAGCAGCATTTCCCTGGTGCTTTCTTTGGGTATTGACCATTTAGGCAAAACCTGTGTTTTTAGGAAATTACAGACGTTTAAGGACCAAGGGAATGGTAGGAAAGCCCCCAAAGGATTTCCTAGagtttgttcagccttctgcTTTTGTGGTGATGGGATTGGTCCTTGCCAAGGTTTCATCTCTTGCATCTCTGAGGCTGCAGCACTCGGAGggcactaaaaataaaaaaaaagacgGAATCAAGGAATTTCCTTCTGGACGATTATCGACCGTGGGTGTTCTCACCGCCCACGCTGCCGCTCTCGGCACCTCCCGAGCCTTCGTGCATTAAACCCCGCCTGGGATGAGCTGCGGTCAGACGAGGATCCTCGGGGAAAAGTTGTGTAATTCTCCGTGCTGCCCGAGGGAGGAGGGATTTAGGGCTGGAAACGCGGGGTCAGGGAGGGGCAGCCCGGCGGGATTAGCCCGCGGCCGCTCTGGTGAGACAGCATTTGCCTTAAGGCCGTTTGAAAAGTGATGTGTAAGGTCAGGGTGACATTGCTGTGAGCTCATTGAAAATGGAAAGGCTTTATCTGCTTCTCGCCTGGGGCCTCCCCGGGCCACACCCGGCCCGAGAGGCCGAGGAAATGATTGGATTGCTTGCTGAAACTTCAATAGGAGGAACTTGTTTGATTTGTTCCACTCTCACCATCGCTTCTGCTTTGGAAGCTGCTGAGGGATGAGGGTCCCCAGTGGTACCCCCACACCTTCACAcagcatttcttctttttcacatGTGGGTAATCAACCTTTCTTCTCTCTAGAGAAGAAAGAACCCCTGAGCCTGTTCATGGCAGTGATTGCACCTGAGTTCAGATGCTGTTGCAAGGGTTTGGGGGTTGGTGATACAAAATTTTATCTGTAAACTCTCTCTCTAGAGACACAGGAACATGAAagctccttctccctctcccttctttcttttttcccctctcccttctttcttttttcccctctcccttctttcttttttcccctctcccttctttcttttttcccctctcccttctttcttttttcccctctcccttctttcttttttcccctctcccttctttcttttttcccctctcccttctttcttttttcccctctcccttctttcttttttcccctctcccttctttcttttttcccctctcccttctttcttttttcccctctcccttctttcttttttcccctctcccttctttcttttttcccctctcccttctttcttttttcccctctcccttctttcttttttcccctctcccttctttcttttttcccctctcccttctttcttttttcccctctcccttctttcttttttcccctctcccttctttcttttttcccctctcccttctttcttttttcccctctcccttctttcttttttcccctctcccttctt from Agelaius phoeniceus isolate bAgePho1 chromosome 1, bAgePho1.hap1, whole genome shotgun sequence includes these protein-coding regions:
- the MRPL55 gene encoding large ribosomal subunit protein mL55 isoform X2 — its product is MAASRALSALRLLARSRPPLSACTRSNSNRAAIGHLQRQRYGRLYPLLLVSTDGSTVRLRYGEPKRILMMPLDSNTLPEAERKARLRRQFPSKPKAKEEETFEGIDLDTYKKFWKK
- the MRPL55 gene encoding large ribosomal subunit protein mL55 isoform X1, which produces MAASRALSSALRLLARSRPPLSACTRSNSNRAAIGHLQRQRYGRLYPLLLVSTDGSTVRLRYGEPKRILMMPLDSNTLPEAERKARLRRQFPSKPKAKEEETFEGIDLDTYKKFWKK
- the C1H1orf35 gene encoding multiple myeloma tumor-associated protein 2; this encodes MFGSSRGGVRGGQDQFSWEDVKTDKQRENYLGNSLMAPVGRWQKGKDLTWYAKGKKDTGPPLSREEELAAVRLAEQEAMMAALGYKSLKRQPTGLSKEDLAEVCKRDGGERDEKDVDRVVGLGSSSGSAGRVMLSKEDREAAKMGLSVFTHQKVSSSPETSVSKKKQEKEEKVEEKGPESSKKSKKEKKKEKKNKKKKKHKKEKKKDKEKHSKKDAAPSSSDSSPDRDKRHHRRKTPQQQHGRRRHRTESDTESSSSGSRSRDGRGRHPSPRRRGRKRSRSRSAPARGLRQRRDTDSED